In one Rhopalosiphum padi isolate XX-2018 chromosome 3, ASM2088224v1, whole genome shotgun sequence genomic region, the following are encoded:
- the LOC132925026 gene encoding uncharacterized protein LOC132925026, producing the protein MKLYVLHVSHICPNSNESCRCQWLQRSNAWTSFGRRRLRRITRANQLQPVDYANILRYLSKASRFVHGVGGFAEDARLRDRYQHLSERRYRRSGQAGLLDGCGGALSCDIQCEQSISVQGKVSGEVDDARDTIGSKRKANSKKAVTPICEANGPLTITQLLYEYPTCPPHAYLNIKEFFNNTNLNWMYTDSKDAQRDIRNWCAKLNWWTLKDFDEYYSDPKVKPYFNAYNRIQSEVYYDVDTSVEIADKLLRHQFNNNTENINIFLTDVLNVIDKRVPKLNTIAIHAEPNAGKNYFFDPIAAFFINYGSIGTANKTNQFAFQEAAGKRLVLWNEPNYEAVHIEKLKELLAGDTTRVHVKYQGDAPLQGPPIIILTNDMLSIFGMSAFQSRIRLYHWKSAPFLRDYTIVTS; encoded by the exons ATGAAACTATATGTTCTCCACGTGTCCCACATCTGTCCCAACTCAAATGAATCTTGTAGATGTCAATGGCTTCAGCGATCAAACGCTTGGACATCATTCGGGCGACGTAGACTTCGCAGAATTACTAGGGCAAACCAGCTCCAACCAGTCGACTACGCCAATATTCTTAGATACTTATCTAAAGCCTCTCGATTCGTCCACGGAGTTGGTGGCTTCGCAGAAGATGCAAGATTACGTGATAGATATCAACATCTATCG GAAAGGCGATATCGAAGATCGGGACAAGCAGGATTATTGGATGGGTGCGGAGGTGCGTTGTCGTGCGACATTCAATGCGAACAATCCATTAGTGTACAAGGCAAAGTGTCTGGTGAAGTCGATGACGCAAGAGATACAATTGGGTCAAAACGCAAAGCTAATTCCAAAAAGGCGGTCACACCCATATGCGAGGCGAACGGCCCGTTAacaattacacaattattgtacGAATATCCTACTTGTCCTCCTCAcgcgtatttaaatattaaggaattttttaataatacaaatttaaattggatGTACACTGATAGCAAAGATGCACAACGCGACATTAGAAATTGGTGTGCGAAATTAAATTGGTGGACTTTAAAAGATTTCGATGAATACTATTCAGACCCAAAAGTAAAACCGTATTTTAACGCGTATAACCGAATTCAATCCGAAGTTTATTACGATGTTGACACTTCTGTAGAAATTGCTGATAAATTATTACGAcatcaatttaataacaatactgaaaatatcaatatttttttaacagacGTATTAAATGTTATCGATAAACGCGtacctaaattaaatacaatagcaATTCACGCAGAACCCAATGcgggtaaaaattattttttcgatccAATAGCcgctttttttattaactacggTAGTATTGGAACAGCTAATAAAACTAATCAGTTTGCATTTCAAGAGGCTGCAGGTAAAAGGTTAGTTCTATGGAACGAACCTAATTACGAAGCCGTtcatatagaaaaattaaaagaattattaGCTGGTGACACTACTAGAGTTCACGTAAAATATCAAGGCGACGCTCCGTTACAAGGTCcaccaataataatactaactaaTGACATGTTGTCCATCTTTGGTATGAGTGCATTTCAAAGTAGAATAAGATTGTATCATTGGAAATCTGCTCCATTCTTACGCGATTACACTATTGTCACCAGCtaa
- the LOC132924113 gene encoding LOW QUALITY PROTEIN: uncharacterized protein LOC132924113 (The sequence of the model RefSeq protein was modified relative to this genomic sequence to represent the inferred CDS: deleted 1 base in 1 codon) encodes MEQFLKTLYDVNRTTVEETTRHQAESENWRAERMIRLTASNFDRVCKMRRNTSCKNIVHSILYLTFNNKSVQYGRDMEDEAKTKFEEKFGYKIKKCGLLIDTQIPYLAASPDGIIGDTAIVEIKCPYAAKDTENEMEAVSTGKVCFLLKNTFPYLFF; translated from the exons ATGGAACAGTTTCTGAA GACTTTATATGACGTCAACCGCACCACAGTAGAAGAAACTACAAGACATCAAGCCGAAAGTGAAAACTGGAGGGCAGAAAGGATGATTCGACTCACCGCTAGTAACTTTGATCGTGTATGCAAAATGCGTCGTAATACTAGTTGCAAAAATATAGTGCATTCAATCTTATATCTAACATTCAATAACAA gtctGTCCAGTATGGTAGGGATATGGAAGACGAggcaaaaacaaaatttgaagaaaagttcggttacaaaataaaaaaatgtggtcTTTTGATTGATACGCAAATTCCATATTTAGCTGCTAGTCCAG atggaATTATTGGTGATACTGCTATCGTTGAAATTAAATGTCCTTATGCTGCAAAAGACACGGAAAATGAGATGGAGGCTGTATCCACTGGCAAAGTTTGTTTTCTACTA AAAAATACCtttccttatttatttttttaa
- the LOC132925024 gene encoding piggyBac transposable element-derived protein 3-like encodes MTVNKFEKIRQTIHFNDNNLNSMGPNRDKLFKIRPVIETLRKRFLTVPLEENLSVDEQLCSTKARSGLKVYLPNKPHKWGYKLCVLCGVSGFAYNFEVCSGQENQECFCLKKEPDLGASSNIVVRLCRVIPKNENFKVFFDNYYTSLPLLVYLKRQAIYSLGTVRRNRLKNVKLPSDEVLKKNPRGTIGSCVTKVRGTDITAVVWKDTKVVNLLSTFVGADPVMKVKRFDKKLKKHVEVDCPAIIKTYNKHMGGVDLLDGLLGRHKIKTRSRKWYIRLFYHMLDVTIVNSWLLHRRIQEGKGENKTLTLVQFRKELAISLCKVGQVTTPKRGRPSKEIQDNIEKKRKLGTKKGEVAPTKDIRLDGIQHWPIDRTTKTRCKMPGCDSYTWIKCSKCDISLCCGKSRELNTIKIQEEENIYQAPKIEVPEEKKNPCEKASVQEAKANLLLV; translated from the coding sequence ATGACTgtcaataaatttgaaaaaattaggcAAACAATAcactttaatgataataatttaaattctatggGACCAAAtcgtgataaattatttaaaataagaccTGTCATAGAAACATTAAGAAAAAGATTTTTAACAGTTCCTTTAGAAGAAAATTTATCTGTCGATGAACAATTATGTAGTACCAAAGCAAGAAGTGGTCTTAAGGTGTATCTTCCAAACAAACCACACAAATGGGGTTATAAACTTTGTGTATTATGTGGGGTATCTGGGTTTGcatataattttgaagtttgtAGTGGTCAAGAAAATCAAGAATGTTTTTGCTTAAAAAAAGAACCTGATTTAGGAGCAAGTTCCAATATAGTTGTGCGTTTATGTAGGGTTATTcctaaaaatgaaaactttaaaGTTTTCTTTGATAACTATTATACTTCACTgcctttattagtttatttaaagaGACAAGCTATTTATTCACTTGGTACTGTAAGGAGAAACagactaaaaaatgtcaaacttCCAAGTgatgaagttttaaaaaaaaatccaagggGGACAATAGGTAGTTGTGTGACAAAAGTCAGAGGAACTGATATAACAGCTGTAGTATGGAAGGACACTaaagttgttaatttattatcaacatttGTTGGGGCTGATCCTGTTATGAAAGTAAAAcggtttgataaaaaattaaaaaaacatgttgAAGTTGACTGTCCAGCTATAATTAAAACCTATAATAAACATATGGGTGGTGTGGACTTGTTAGATGGATTATTGGGACGCCATAAGATAAAAACAAGAAGCCGAAAGTGGTATATAAGACTATTTTATCATATGTTGGATGTTACAATAGTTAATTCTTGGCTATTACATAGAAGAATACAAGAAGGTAAAGgggaaaataaaacattgactTTAGTGCAATTTAGAAAAGAGCTAGCAATATCTTTGTGTAAAGTTGGACAAGTTACAACACCAAAACGGGGACGCCCATCAAAAGAAATACaagataatattgaaaaaaaaagaaaattaggaACAAAAAAAGGAGAAGTAGCTCCGACTAAAGATATAAGACTTGATGGAATTCAACACTGGCCAATTGACAGAACTACAAAAACCAGGTGTAAAATGCCAGGTTGTGATAGTTACACTTGGATCAAGTGCAGTAAATGTGATATAAGCTTATGCTGTGGAAAAAGTAGA
- the LOC132924112 gene encoding uncharacterized protein LOC132924112: MQRRRAEKILTMLPPGKDSSESSDDDSVESYHSIGEILCESPLPIEAIENDVDELLRDIELNPIDEFLEDFEDLQSITSDNAVADIIEIEIPQNIEPHTPTLMNNISSSVSKKKTVLSSESARRSKRLLRNAETPPIPLPCMSPDIENINILPNQRKKIRKIDHMQFNWVAGKKMNFEVNVPEYEFHTQLNFVDYL; this comes from the exons ATGCAACGCCGTAGAGcagaaaaaattttaactatgcTTCCCCCTGGTAAGGATAGTAGTGAAAGTTCTGATGATGATTCAGTTGAATCATATCATTCAATTGGAGAAATATTATGTGAATCACCATTACCTATTGAGGCAATAGAGAATGATGTAGATGAACTTCTCAGAGATATTGAGTTAAATCCAATTGATgag tttttagaaGATTTTGAAGATTTACAATCTATTACAAGTGATAATGCTGTTGCTgatataatagaaatagaaataccACAAAATATAGAGCCACATACTCCTActcttatgaataatatatcttCATcagttagtaaaaaaaaaacagttttatcaTCCGAATCTGCAAGAAGGTCTAAACGTTTGTTGAGAAATGCAGAAACGCCTCCAATTCCATTACCATGTATGTCACCTGACATtgagaatattaatatactacctaaccaaaggaaaaaaattagaaaaattgacCACATGCAATTTAATTGGGTAGCcgggaaaaaaatgaattttgaagTTAATGTTCCTGAATATGAATTTCATACACAAC ttaattttgttgattatttataa
- the LOC132924111 gene encoding ATP-dependent DNA helicase pif1-like — MQAVDNNTGGLFFLDAPGGTGKTFVISLILATIRSRCDIALALASSGIAATLLDGGRTAHSALKLPLNLNTIDTPTCDISRSSAIGKLLMQCKLIVWDECTMAHKKSLEALNFTLKDLRRNNNIFGGLMILLAGDFRQTLPVVPRGTPADELNACLKASPLWNNVKTLSLTTNMRVQLQNDQSAAQFSKQLLDLGNGKVPVDATSGLITLTNDFCRFVDTQLVLIENVFPNISENYKNYAWLSQRAILAAKNNDVHALNFTIQSKIAGDLVTYKSVDSITNPDDVVNYPTEFLNSLEIPGFPPHNLQLKVGTVILILRNLNPPRLCNGTRLSVKRLMPNLIEATIINGKYAGENVCIPRIPMIPTDLPFDFKRLQFPVRLAFAMTINKSQGQSLSVCGINLENHCFSHGQLYVACSRVGKPSALFVLTSDQKTKNVVYQRALQ; from the coding sequence atgCAAGCGGTGGACAATAATACTGGTGGTCTATTCTTCCTGGATGCACCTGGAGGAACAGGGAAAACATTTGTCATTTCATTGATTTTGGCCACTATTCGATCAAGATGTGACATAGCTTTGGCGTTAGCATCATCTGGAATTGCGGCGACTCTTCTAGATGGCGGTCGTACTGCACATTCTGCGCTTAAGTTGCCActcaatttaaacacaattgatACTCCAACGTGCGATATTTCCCGATCCAGTGCAATTGGAAAATTGTTAATGCAATGCAAGCTCATTGTTTGGGATGAGTGCACAATGGCACATAAGAAATCACTTGAAGCACTTAACTTCACACTGAAGGATCTTCGGAGAAATAACAACATCTTTGGCGGCTTGATGATATTGTTGGCAGGCGATTTCAGGCAGACGTTGCCAGTAGTTCCCCGTGGAACGCCTGCAGATGAATTGAATGCTTGCCTAAAGGCATCACCTTTATGGAATAACGTAAAAACATTATCGCTAACCACTAATATGAGAGTTCAACTTCAAAATGATCAAAGTGCTGCACAATTTTCCAAACAATTGTTAGATCTTGGAAATGGAAAAGTCCCAGTTGATGCGACATCTGGATTAATTACTCTTACCAACGACTTTTGCCGATTTGTAGACACTCAATTAGttcttattgaaaatgttttcccAAACATTAGtgagaattataagaattatgctTGGTTAAGTCAACGAGCAATTCTTGCAGCAAAGAATAATGATGTCCACGCACTGAATTTCACCATTCAATCAAAAATTGCTGGCGATTTGGTGACATACAAATCCGTTGATTCAATAACAAATCCCGATGATGTAGTAAATTATCCAACGGAGTTTTTGAACTCTCTGGAGATACCAGGATTTCCACCACATAACTTGCAACTGAAAGTTGGTACAGTTATTTTGATACTGCGTAATTTGAATCCACCGCGACTTTGCAACGGTACTCGACTTTCGGTAAAGAGACTTATGCCGAATTTAATTGAGGCAACCATTATTAACGGAAAGTACGCAggtgaaaatgtatgtattccTCGAATACCAATGATTCCGACTGATCTTCCGTTTGACTTCAAACGATTGCAATTCCCAGTTCGCCTTGCGTTCGCAATGACAATTAATAAGTCGCAAGGCCAATCGCTTAGTGTTTGCGGGATAAATTTGgaaaatcattgtttttcacATGGACAGTTATACGTTGCGTGTTCACGAGTTGGGAAACCATCCGCTTTGTTTGTGTTAACGTCagaccaaaaaacaaaaaatgtggtTTACCAAAGAGCACTacaatga
- the LOC132925025 gene encoding general transcription factor II-I repeat domain-containing protein 2-like encodes MGRYVSSTGVHEELLGLLPLKGQTRGEDICAAITEFCKEKEINLDKLISLCTDGSPNMVCKYKGFVTLFGQNVKHELLSFHCIVHQEALCAQTFPVEINQVMALVVKIINKIITSALNHRQFRALLDEVNARYKDLLMFNNVRWLSRGAVLKRFTDCFEPIKDFLTNKGINYPELCDDMWLQKLYFAVDLTSSLNHLNKKLQDIDSGNLDHFESLKEYTESSGCVIDLEYFKSAIQSMKNSFSRRFADFRKYKSTLKFLTSPLIAETGQINFPSFPSVDKRLFSLQLIDLKTKDLWSTKFENLKTDIENLEREKGFLAANHKWTELAKCQKEEQVIFDVWNSLPESFSQIKMVAFGILTIFGSTYICEQTFSNMNFIKNKLRNQLNDISLDACLKLKTTDYSPELNKLSGEIQCQKSH; translated from the exons ATGGGACGGTATGTTTCGTCTACGGGTGTTCATGAAGAATTACTGGGTTTACTACCGCTCAAAGGACAAACTCGAGGAGAGGACATTTGCGCTGCAATTACAGAATTTTGTAAAGAGAAAGAAATCAATTTAGATAAGCTGATATCTCTTTGCACTGATGGATCACCAAATATGGTGTGTAAATATAAAGGATTTGTTACTCTTTTTGGCCAAAATGTGAAACATGAACTACTATCTTTTCATTGTATTGTTCATCAAGAAGCTTTATGTGCTCAAACATTTCCAGTTGAAATTAACCAAGTCATGGCACTagtagtgaaaattattaacaaaatcatAACTTCAGCTCTAAACCATAGACAGTTTCGTGCATTACTTGATGAAGTTAATGCTCGATACAAGGATCTTCTAATGTTCAATAATGTACGTTGGTTATCGAGAGGGGCTGTTTTGAAGCGCTTTACAGATTGTTTCGAACccataaaagattttttaacaaataaaggcATCAACTACCCCGAATTGTGCGATGATATGTGgctacaaaaattgtattttgctgTAGATTTGACTTCATCTCTAAATCACTTAAATAAAAAGCTTCAAG ATATTGACAGCGGAAACCTTGATCATTTTGAATCTTTGAAAGAGTACACGGAAAGCTCAGGTTGTGTTATTGATTTGGAGTATTTTAAATCGGCCATTCAATCCATGAAAAATTCGTTTAGTAGACGTTTTGCAGattttcgaaaatataaatCTACGTTGAAGTTCTTGACATCACCACTTATAGCGGAGACTGgacaaattaattttccatCGTTTCCATCTGTCGACAAAAGACTATTTTCATTGCAATTAATAGATCTAAAAACCAAAGATCTTTGGTCTACAAAATTTGAGAATTTGAAAACGGATATTGAAAATCTGGAAAGGGAAAAAGGATTTTTAGCTGCGAACCATAAATGGACGGAACTCGCTAAATGTCAAAAAGAAGAGCAAGTTATATTTGACGTATGGAACAGTCTTCCCGAAAGTTTCAGTCAAATAAAAATGGTCGCTTTcggaattttgaccatttttggATCTACTTACATTTGTGagcaaacattttcaaatatgaactttattaagaataaattaagAAATCAACTGAATGATATCAGCCTTGATGCTTGTTTGAAGTTGAAAACTACAGATTACTCTCCAGAATTGAATAAGCTGTCTGGAGAAATTCAGTGTCAAAAATCCcactaa